Part of the Quercus robur chromosome 5, dhQueRobu3.1, whole genome shotgun sequence genome, aataaaaaaccaaaaagacaaACTAAATCTGATTTCATTACCGTTCTCAACATGTTCCAAAGACAAGACCAAGTCTTCCTTTGCATGAAGGTTCTTTCTGTTGTTTATTCCATCATTTAGttccataaaaatatttaaaaattttagaaaaaaagaatatgttTAATTGCCAAGAAaggtgaggaaaagaaaattgtgttctattttaattacaaattcgTATTTCATCCATTGAATTATCGGGGGTTGTATCTTTCACTAGAAAAAGAATTTCTTGGGTCATGCTTTGTTTGGTtattgagaaaatgtgaaaaaattttggaaatgaGGAATTGGAAAGattagattttttaaagaaaaaaaaatttcttcctctAATTAATTCTAAAGAAAGTGTAGGAAAGGGAAAtaagtttgaattttgattgtCATCGTCAATGACACGGCGTACGTTGGAAACATTGTGGACTTCCTTATTTCTATTAgatcctctctttttttctctatattcTGTTTACTTTTTATCAAacttggttgcttttcctttgcCAAAAATGACAACTTTGTTATGCACTATATAGAACAGTGGATTATTGCAATCCTTTTAGGCAGCTTTTAGAATtgtaaaaaaactttatttgatTGGATATTTGgtccaaaatgacaaaaaatgttatattactTTATAACTCACATTGCACAAACTTATAAGTGTGAATTGATCGAAATTGGACGCACCTTGGGTTTTAGGTATTAGCTTGATGAACGTTTGATTTAATTCCTTCAGCAGCCAGCCTTCTCTGAAAAAACTCTTCACAACTTCAATCAACTGATCGCCAACGATGGACCAGTAATGTCTGTAAAAAATCCCTGGCATTCCTTTCCTTCTCTCCTCTTCTGACGGGACCCTTGCTAATTCTTCATTATCAGCCTCCTCTATATATGCACGGCTCAATGAGCCCTTCAAGATCAGGGGGAAACCTTGGGTTTTCAGATTTATATAGCTATCTGaaactattttcaaaatactCTCCTATTTCCTTTCTGCTTAGAAGCAAAACTCCATTATCTAATATTATCTCATTTATTCGATTTCTTTTTCTCCTGGTTATGGtggataaataataataataaattgcatTTTAGCTCCTCTCTTTCCATCCACTCCTCTAATTCAAGACATATAGCAGCTTCTATCTCAAGGTTTTCTTTTGTGGGCTCAAGCCTTTGTACCTCAGCAAGACGTGATTCCAATTCCTTGATTCTTGTTTTTGTATGCCCAAAGTGATTTTTGTTTCACTTTATCAGCTCCTTTCTTGAGTCTTGAATCTTCCTTGCTAGCTTAAAGCAAGGCAAACCTTCAATCCTCAGCTGCCATGCCTTTTCTATCACATCTGCACTTTTATCATCCCAGTCCACAAGGCCTCAAAGCAAAATGGTTTGCTTCTAGCTTCTATTTCCAGATGGGTATCCAATAATAAGGGGATGTGATCAGATGACGATGATACGACCCCTGCCTTAAGATACATGTTGATTACAGACAGCACAATCTAGTCTTTCCTTGATATTCACTAAACCTTCTCTTCTATTTGACCATGTGAATATATTACCATCGAAACCCAAGTCGATTGCTCCcgaatcaaacacaaaatttctaAAGCTGGACGTGAATTTTTCCCCAACTTTCAGTCCCCCCTTCTTCTCCCCTTTATTGCTAATACTGTTAAAATCCCCAATTGCCATCCAAGACCCCGAAAAGGAGTTTACCATGTTACTTACCATTTTCCCAAAAGTGCTCTTTACCCACTTGAGAATGAGGTCCGTATATATTCAACAACATCCACACTTGGTCAAGTGGATCTGAGTAAACCAGGGAAGCCACTACATTTTTATTTGCAAACACCACCTCCAATTTCACCCCTTGTTTCCACAACACAGCTAGCCCACCTGCTTTACCAACAGCCTCCACACAATGGAATCCCACAAAATCAATACTTCGCTTTATTCTTTCAAAACGAGCAATTTTCACTTTAGCTTCAGCCAAAAACACAATATCTGGACTCTCTTCCCTAACAAGGGCCTTTAATACCCTTACCGTATTAAAACCTCAATAGCATATCCCCCACCATATCACAATCAAATCTAACAAGATAAAACATCAAACAATCTCATGCAAAGTTTCAGCAACCCAAACCAGCAGCTAAACTACCTCAACAGAAATTAAAGCACAACAATGGAACTACTGACCAGAAGAAGCGGCTACTAGTAGATTGACGGAGTTTCGTTGGTGCGAGACCCACAAAGGACTGAGAAAACCCACGAAATGGGCAGACAAAGGACTCACTAAGGAGCCAGCAGGACCCACAGAGGGGGCAAGGAGGGTCGACGACGGAGCAGAGCTCGCGAGGCGGCCGGAGATGGCTCGAGCGCACAATAGCAAGGAAAACCAAACGTGCGCCAAGAGAGAGTAGTGTTATAGAGGTTAGATTGGGATTCAAATGCCAAGAAATTTCAGGTTAATTCCATATTTCGGACGGTGTGAAAATCATATGGAATGTTTGCACCAAGGAAGAGTGCAAGCGTGGTGAAGTGACATgaccatttttgaaaaaattaggTACAACGGTAGCAAGttacatttattaataaatatatttttatttttattttttatatattattaagcattttttttcatataattgtAAATATATACCAATTTAAGAGTATTAATAGATAATAAAGTGAGAGTAGGAGGGAGTCTGAGAGAGAGCTGGACTGCTAGTGCCATGGGTTATAGAGAGAAGAGACGAAGAGATCGAGAAATACTTTGAAATGATTTTAGGATTATTTCTTTAAAGTAGGTTgtcaaaattgtgttttttatgaaatattttatatttttttctaaaacaattATTTTGGCCCATATCAAACTCTAAtgttgtaaacttgtaatttttaaattggtctatttgaaagaaaaaagaaaaaacataatagCATCTCTTTATACCAAACCTTAATAATGAAATCCTTTTATTAACAATTTCATGACTCAAACTTGTTCGGATTGAAAGGATACTTTGATTAAAAATGAGGAGAGAATCATgcctattttttttagaagaaatatCATGCTTAATTGATTAAACTTATCCAAATtacatttaaataattaataaaattgagcaaaaatatataattataaaaatacattaataatatatttcctATATATTATAATCAAAAAcacatataaacaaaaaaaaaaaaaaaatcattttgccTAACTCCACAGACAAcaacatttgattttttaatttccttaaaTAGTCTATGAAATTCTAAAATACTAACATGGTAACACCACAAGCCACAACCTTGCTTCAtcgaattattttttatttactttgacATAGAAAATTATTGGGTAGAATACTCAAGGTTCATTAAATGTAGACTTATTCATCTCACATGAATAGTGGTTTTCAAAGTGAATTTAAATTAGTGGGACTCATCATTATGTAAAAAGAATGAATACACACTTATTATACTCTCGGAACAGTGTATAATGTGGGGGGAGGTCACGAACAGTGCGGCCATAAATCTTTATGCTTAACAGACTTTCAAAAACTTTATACTCATGACAGTTTACGGCATTGTcatccttaaaaaataaaaataaaaataaaaagtcatgtGCCTTCGGCTTATGAACATGCATAATCTAGTCGCAAAGATATGGGCAACATGTACAGGCAATGTGTTACTctgaaaaatataaacaatttttagAAGGCTACAAGCAAACTAGGTACTTTGAAAAATAAGGCAATGTATTACTTTGACAATTTGTAGAAGGCTACACCTACAAGCAAACTAGGTACTGCAGAAGACATCTTATAAACATcaagataaaaagaaattaattagtGTTCCCACGCAGTATGCTTAGGGAAAGCTGTTCTTTTGCCTCTTGACAATGGCATACTATCAAATTGCGGTAAGTGTCAAGCGGAATTGGTTggtcacaaaattttttattttaccaatCCAATGTGCTTGTTTGATACTGCCGTACCTCCTTAACTTTTGCTGGAACAGAGAGCTGACCATATTCTCCATACCCCGTCCGGTGGATTTCACATTACCAAGCAAGAGTCCTTGTTTAGTAACCCCAAGACTAGTTAGGTTTGGCTGGAACAGAGAGCTTAgcattttctctaaattttgcaCGCTGTATTTCACATACTTGCCCGCATTAGCATCTTGTTCGACCAAAAGACTGAAGTTTTGCAGGTAACACATATAAACAGGTATAATAGCTTGCACTAGATTTTTACATACTTTCTCCCTCAAGATTTCATTGCAGATAACCCAGTTGGATTGCTTCTTATAACAATCATCAAAAGCCTCGTTGAATGTAGTTAGCCTCTCAACCAAATCTTCACCAGACAATGAAGTTAGACCCTTTTGGCTTAAAGGTGCCAGAAGCCTTTGCCAGCTCTTCTTCAAGTAGAGTACTGCATAAAAGTCTCTGTACTGCTCATGTGCTGTTAACCAAGAATCTCCCATCATATCCCCAAGCTTTGTGCCTTTCAGATTGCAAAAATGGCAGTGATTATTCATCATGAAGAGGTAGGACAAGGAGATGTCCTCATAGGCCTTTGACCATCCATCCAAATTTAGCCCAATTTCTTTCATTATATCATGAACTTGGTTGGGAATAAGACCCTCTTGGTACTTCTCTTGTTTCCAACTCTGATGGATTACAAGAACCTGTGTCAAGATTGGCCTATAATCATTGCCAAGCAGCTGGTTACAGTAGAAAGTTACAAAGCTTATCAGCTTTGGAACACTGCCATCTGAAGGAGGAGAACTTCGCCTCTGCAATTCCACTTGAACAGGAAGTTCCCAGAAAATCTCACAGGCGCCATCAACAATCTTTTTTATGAGATCTCTTGTCTGATTCTTTATTTTGATGCAGCCTTCTCCACCAAAAAGCCGATTGAAATCAAATCTCAGATTGTTCAAAGAAGCAAACATGTCTAACagcttcaagagcttgatgggATCCTTTTTACTTTCAGCCACACGTTTCCCAAATTGGAGAAAAGCAAGGATTCCAGATTGAGAAGCAATTTTTGAGAAGCATCCCATTGCAACTTCTGATCCTATCTTCTTGAAGATATCATTGCAGAGTCTATGCTCAAGCTCAAATACGTGCTTCACTGCCAACATCAAATGCTTACTCCATTGGTCTATGTACCCCTCTATACTCCGcacatcatcaaattttgtgaTTGACATCTCAAGGTAATCCAAACCAAGAGCTTGTAAACTTTGTTTAGCATTTGAACTTCGCACATCAACATATACAGACATACAGGACTCAAGCTGGTTATCAGAATTTAATCTTTGAACAATAGCCTGCAACTTCTGTACGACAGGCACAGGCCAAGATGATGAAGCAAAAACGGAGGCTTGCTCTGCAGCGGATGTTGCTAGGGAATCCAAAACAAGAGGAACACTGTTTTCTAGCAGAAGTCGCTTGAATTCAATTTCTATCTTTCTAAATGCAGCACTGAGAGACCCTCCTTCAAGATGGGCACGCTCCTCATAGACTTGCAGCTCCTGTAGAATTCTCAAAGATTTCTTCACATTCAAGAGGCACCAATCATTGGTGACTGCATTGTCCTCCACGCATTCAAAGATGCCCTCCAACCACTTCATTGCTAGCTCACAATTGTCAGAAAGAAATTTCAATGCTTCTTCAAGAAGATTCATGACTGAGAGGTAATCAAAGAGATCAGAACAAGGGTCAGACAAGAGTGAATTCTCAAGCTCACGAGCAGTATCAAAGACCTTCAGAACTGCAACAGCAGGTCCTATAGCACGATCAACATGGTCTCTAATTCTGGAAAACGCACATTGTTGTATTGAGATGGATCTTGCTGCTGCTTCCAAAGATGGCAATCTTTGGTTAATCTCTTCCAATCTAGGCCCCATTTTGTCTAGTGCAGAAGCATGAGTTCTTGATTTCTCCAAGCTAGTCTGCAACAACAGCCTAGCAGATACTAGATTCTCAATGCTCTCCACCACAGCCATGGCCATTCTTAGAATGCACCAACCAACTACTAGTAGTTAGGCTTTTAACTCAAGCTGAGAGTATAGTAAAGAAATCCTTTGTGGTTTCTTTTCCAACACTTATTTTACTTTTCCTCACCAACCATCACCAAATAAAGTAAAAGAAGAAGACTACCATATTCAAACCAATCCTCACTTGCAAACAAATATCTCAGATACCACAACCAACATGACCAAATGAGTGAATTCCTTGAACAGGGAAGAAAACCGTGATCATGTGCTAGACAGCATTATATTTTATGGCTTGAGTTTTACTTCATGAACTGCACACTCAAACCATTTTTTGAATGGCACTCTTTGTATTTTTCATCAATTGGAATTGGCTAAATTCATTGGTACTTCTAAACAGGTCATATCCCCTCCATTTATACAAAAGATCAAGGTTTAAAATTCTTCAACATTccctaaacaaaaaagaaaaaggtttaaacttttaaaaggGTGATTATTCTTGGGATCGTTTAACAAACCACAAAAGTAATTTAATTTGAttgtgaaaacaaaaaatgacaaaataagaACTAGCTTTGCATTTAATAACATTATCCACTAATACACCTTGTGATTTTCCTAGAGTCGTGGGGAAACTCTCATCTACCATTTACGCTGAGAAAGTTATTATCTCTCTTGATAAGGCGATCTACTGTTAGATTGCGTTGGTGCAACTCCACATTCAGTTCAACCTTGTCCTCTAAAGTAAAGAAAAGGCCCACTGAATTTAGGTACAGTTGGGTGGACAACACGTCACAAAATAGAAGAAACTAATGTCATACTATCCAATAAGAGCCGCCCTAGCATCAATGGCTATTGAACACTACAGTCTGTTGCAACAACCATGcaatcaaaagtttttaaaactctatgACTTGTGAGAGTAGGATCATCATCAGAAGTTGAGTAGTGAGAACTACTCCACAAGGCACCCATCAATAATGATTTCCGTGGGACAGTTTTCTTGTGCATTTGGGAATTGATGAAAAAAGTTTTGCTCTTTGCTTtgtctcagtttttttttttttttttttttggtgcaaatAACctagctttattttatttttattttttaataaattaacttttagctttttgtgacgcatttaacataaaattgtcaaaaacTATATCTTTTGATAAAGACTAGCAAATAAGCTACTGAAAATAAGCAATTCTCAAATGAACACGATTCATCTCAAAATTCATTctgaatttatttaaaaataataattttttggtgtGCGATTTTGTTAGAATGCATCCTTCTGTCTTCTGCAAGCAAAAGTGCTCTAAAATAGAAAAGTCCGTCTCAATAACTCTAGCAGATTTCTTCATGAAAATTGTTTTCTAGGTAGCAATAAGAACAAGTCAACATATACTCATGCGCCCACACACACacgcaaagagagagagagagagagagagagtactgaTATTCATATAAAAATCAACTAAAAGTTTGACATAACAATATAAGGCCACAGCACAAAACTGTCTCACATCAATGTAT contains:
- the LOC126727506 gene encoding exocyst complex component EXO70A1-like, encoding MAMAVVESIENLVSARLLLQTSLEKSRTHASALDKMGPRLEEINQRLPSLEAAARSISIQQCAFSRIRDHVDRAIGPAVAVLKVFDTARELENSLLSDPCSDLFDYLSVMNLLEEALKFLSDNCELAMKWLEGIFECVEDNAVTNDWCLLNVKKSLRILQELQVYEERAHLEGGSLSAAFRKIEIEFKRLLLENSVPLVLDSLATSAAEQASVFASSSWPVPVVQKLQAIVQRLNSDNQLESCMSVYVDVRSSNAKQSLQALGLDYLEMSITKFDDVRSIEGYIDQWSKHLMLAVKHVFELEHRLCNDIFKKIGSEVAMGCFSKIASQSGILAFLQFGKRVAESKKDPIKLLKLLDMFASLNNLRFDFNRLFGGEGCIKIKNQTRDLIKKIVDGACEIFWELPVQVELQRRSSPPSDGSVPKLISFVTFYCNQLLGNDYRPILTQVLVIHQSWKQEKYQEGLIPNQVHDIMKEIGLNLDGWSKAYEDISLSYLFMMNNHCHFCNLKGTKLGDMMGDSWLTAHEQYRDFYAVLYLKKSWQRLLAPLSQKGLTSLSGEDLVERLTTFNEAFDDCYKKQSNWVICNEILREKVCKNLVQAIIPVYMCYLQNFSLLVEQDANAGKYVKYSVQNLEKMLSSLFQPNLTSLGVTKQGLLLGNVKSTGRGMENMVSSLFQQKLRRYGSIKQAHWIGKIKNFVTNQFRLTLTAI